In Paramormyrops kingsleyae isolate MSU_618 chromosome 13, PKINGS_0.4, whole genome shotgun sequence, a single window of DNA contains:
- the LOC111846644 gene encoding endophilin-A3 isoform X2: MEKKIDITSKAIFDLLSKTTEYLQPNPAYRAKLGMLNTVSKMRGQVKTVGYPQTEGMLGDVMLRYGKELGEDSSFGCALVDVGEAMKQMADVKDSLDISVKQNFIDPLQSLQDKELKEIGHHLKKLEGRRLDFDYKKKRQGKIPEEEVRQAVEKFDESRELAERSMINFLESDVEQVSQLAALVEAGLDYHRQSLEILEELNSRLKSRISTESHRPKKEFNPKSVMRSLETIESLPHNGLSYSSSVKSTGSLVNHTVNGKNELISSPPLIWPDSPQTDHSEAPLDQPCCRALYDFKPENAGELGFKESDLIILTNQIDENWYEGMIHGESGFFPISYVSVIVPLPQ, from the exons ATGGAGAAG AAGATCGATATCACCAGCAAGGCCATTTTTGATCTGCTGTCTAAAACCACAGAATACCTCCAACCAAATCCAG CCTACCGAGCCAAACTGGGCATGCTCAACACGGTGTCGAAGATGCGGGGGCAGGTGAAGACCGTGGGATATCCCCAGACGGagggcatgctgggagatgTCATGCTCCGCTACGGCAAGGAACTGGGGGAGGACTCCTCCTTTG GTTGTGCTCTAGTCGACGTAGGCGAGGCAATGAAGCAGATGGCCGACGTCAAAGACTCGCTAGACATCAGTGTGAAGCAGAATTTCATCGACCCATTGCAGTCACTGCAGGACAAGGAGCTGAAGGAGATTGGG CACCACCTGAAGAAGCTGGAGGGCCGTCGTCTGGACTTTGACTACAAGAAGAAGAGGCAAGGGAAGATCCCCGAGGAGGAGGTGCGACAGGCTGTGGAGAAGTTTGACGAGTCCAGAGAACTGGCTGAGAGGAGCATGATCAACTTTCTGGAGAGCGAC GTGGAGCAGGTGAGTCAGCTTGCTGCACTGGTAGAAGCTGGTCTGGACTACCACCGCCAGTCATTGGAAATCCTGGAGGAACTGAACAGCAGACTGAAGAGCAG GATATCTACGGAAAGCCACCGTCCAAAGAAGGAGTTCAATCCAAAGTCTGTAATGAGAAGCCTAGAGACCATCGAGAGCCTGCCCCACAACGGACTGTCGTACAGCTCATCAGTCAAATCCACAG GTTCCCTGGTAAACCACACCGTCAATGGGAAAA ATGAGCTGATCTCTTCCCCGCCCCTGATATGGCCAGACAGCCCCCAGACTGACC ATTCCGAGGCTCCCCTGGACCAGCCGTGCTGTCGAGCGTTGTATGACTTCAAGCCGGAGAACGCGGGTGAGCTGGGCTTCAAGGAGAGCGACCTCATCATCCTGACCAATCAGATCGACGAGAACTGGTACGAGGGTATGATCCACGGCGAATCGGGCTTCTTCCCTATCAGCTACGTCAGTGTCATCGTGCCGTTGCCGCAGTGA
- the LOC111846644 gene encoding endophilin-A3 isoform X1, giving the protein MSVAGFKKQFHKASQLLSEKISGAEGTKHDRDFVTMEKKIDITSKAIFDLLSKTTEYLQPNPAYRAKLGMLNTVSKMRGQVKTVGYPQTEGMLGDVMLRYGKELGEDSSFGCALVDVGEAMKQMADVKDSLDISVKQNFIDPLQSLQDKELKEIGHHLKKLEGRRLDFDYKKKRQGKIPEEEVRQAVEKFDESRELAERSMINFLESDVEQVSQLAALVEAGLDYHRQSLEILEELNSRLKSRISTESHRPKKEFNPKSVMRSLETIESLPHNGLSYSSSVKSTGSLVNHTVNGKNELISSPPLIWPDSPQTDHSEAPLDQPCCRALYDFKPENAGELGFKESDLIILTNQIDENWYEGMIHGESGFFPISYVSVIVPLPQ; this is encoded by the exons ATGTCGGTAGCCGGTTTCAAGAAGCAGTTTCACAAAGCCAGCCAG CTGCTGAGCGAGAAGATAAGCGGGGCAGAGGGCACCAAGCATGACCGCGACTTCGTGACGATGGAGAAG AAGATCGATATCACCAGCAAGGCCATTTTTGATCTGCTGTCTAAAACCACAGAATACCTCCAACCAAATCCAG CCTACCGAGCCAAACTGGGCATGCTCAACACGGTGTCGAAGATGCGGGGGCAGGTGAAGACCGTGGGATATCCCCAGACGGagggcatgctgggagatgTCATGCTCCGCTACGGCAAGGAACTGGGGGAGGACTCCTCCTTTG GTTGTGCTCTAGTCGACGTAGGCGAGGCAATGAAGCAGATGGCCGACGTCAAAGACTCGCTAGACATCAGTGTGAAGCAGAATTTCATCGACCCATTGCAGTCACTGCAGGACAAGGAGCTGAAGGAGATTGGG CACCACCTGAAGAAGCTGGAGGGCCGTCGTCTGGACTTTGACTACAAGAAGAAGAGGCAAGGGAAGATCCCCGAGGAGGAGGTGCGACAGGCTGTGGAGAAGTTTGACGAGTCCAGAGAACTGGCTGAGAGGAGCATGATCAACTTTCTGGAGAGCGAC GTGGAGCAGGTGAGTCAGCTTGCTGCACTGGTAGAAGCTGGTCTGGACTACCACCGCCAGTCATTGGAAATCCTGGAGGAACTGAACAGCAGACTGAAGAGCAG GATATCTACGGAAAGCCACCGTCCAAAGAAGGAGTTCAATCCAAAGTCTGTAATGAGAAGCCTAGAGACCATCGAGAGCCTGCCCCACAACGGACTGTCGTACAGCTCATCAGTCAAATCCACAG GTTCCCTGGTAAACCACACCGTCAATGGGAAAA ATGAGCTGATCTCTTCCCCGCCCCTGATATGGCCAGACAGCCCCCAGACTGACC ATTCCGAGGCTCCCCTGGACCAGCCGTGCTGTCGAGCGTTGTATGACTTCAAGCCGGAGAACGCGGGTGAGCTGGGCTTCAAGGAGAGCGACCTCATCATCCTGACCAATCAGATCGACGAGAACTGGTACGAGGGTATGATCCACGGCGAATCGGGCTTCTTCCCTATCAGCTACGTCAGTGTCATCGTGCCGTTGCCGCAGTGA